A genomic region of Cryptococcus neoformans var. grubii H99 chromosome 13, complete sequence contains the following coding sequences:
- a CDS encoding beta-transducin repeat containing protein produces the protein MLSIKGQSSLSSEDLSSEPPSALPPRLKSKQNVPPSWSPNTTASNRRRLGGLFADLGVPTSGSPLKATPARVEPTPTKSGRKSGMMETLSSPITSFADRLAVLSMVASGEVHQSESPVKQKSKSKQVKDGKEHLTDNEGVACERKRDIEEGLKLEHLPDDLILEVLLQLPPTPQALSPVSSLSKHFYNLSRAPILWARIFSAAGYTSQLSQEVLERGLGVWEGPKGQWDGLTWVAETQGTIDEIEEEVPSEYIPVHYPTLHRTACTLPQHIRSLLSAHRASFSTLSGHTESVYCVQSVGNWLITGSRDRSIKIWMLPLVNSDEEARLVITIPNAHNGSILGLFFELDDKGRGLLVTSSSDCTASIWSLDLSPYSQRKSVAVSKLQTLLHPLAVLDVALTPSSIVTASKDCHVRVYSRNSFELVHLLAGHRGPVNCVTPRKVDWISREKGEQREEVVSASGDGSWIVWDIKNGCQLRKGADVGRGLACVAWEDDYILTGDNECLVKLYNAETCKLLKVFQGHSNLVRAVALRVRDGMAISGSYDESVMIWDLHTGHLIKRPTLEHHSLIFDLEMSCKRLILVGHGHSVQVLTWGKGLPYVDFLV, from the exons ATGCTTTCCATTAAAGGGCAATCTTCTTTAAGCTCCGAAGATCTTTCGTCAGAACCACCTTCCGCACTGCCCCCACGTCTCAAAAGCAAGCAAAATGTGCCACCTTCTTGGTCACCAAATACGACAGCTTCGAATCGCCGAAGGCTGGGAGGGCTCTTTGCTGATTTGGGTGTGCCGACAAGCGGCTCCCCCTTGAAAGCAACTCCAGCTAGAGTGGAGCCCACACCCACTAAATCCGGGCGAAAGTCCGGGATGATGGAGACATTGTCGTCTCCTATAACATCTTTCGCTGACCGGCTTGCCGTACTTTCGATGGTCGCCAGCGGTGAAGTCCATCAGAGCGAATCTCCTGTCAAACAAAAGAGCAAATCAAAGCAGGTcaaggatggcaaggagCATCTTACAGACAATGAGGGTGTTGCTTGTGAAAGGAAACGAGAtattgaagaaggcttAAAGCTTGAACATTTGCCTGATGACCT TATCTTGGAAGTTCTCCTCCAATTGCCACCAACGCCGCAAGCACTTTCACCAGTGTCTAGTCTATCAAAACACTTCTATAACCTCTCCCGCGCACCTATCTTATGGGCACGAATATTCAGTGCTGCCGGCTATACATCCCAATTGTCCCAGGAGGTACTGGAACGAGGTTTAGGGGTATGGGAGGGGCCCAAGGGACAATGGGACGGATTAACATGGGTCGCGGAAACTCAAGGTACTATtgatgagattgaagaagaggtgcCTTCCGAGTACATCCCAGTACACTATCCTACTCTTCATCGTACCGCCTGTACACTTCCTCAACACATTCGATCCCTATTATCAGCTCATCGAGCATCATTTTCAACACTATCGGGTCATACGGAAAGTGTTTACTGCGTTCAGTCAGTGGGGAACTGGCTCATCACAGGTTCAAGAGATCGAAGTATCAAAATATGGATGTTGCCACTTGTCAacagtgatgaagaagcgagACTTGTTATAACAATACCCAATGCGCATAACGGAAGTATCTTGGGTCTTTTCTTTGAGCTCGATGATAAAGGGAGAGGACTACTGGTTACTTCCTCGTCCGATTGTACCGCTTCCATCTGGTCTCTGGATTTATCGCCCTACTCTCAAAGAAAATCAGTAGCAGTGAGCAAGTTGCAAACCCTTTTGCATCCTTTGGCGGTCCTTGATGTTGCCTTGacaccttcatccatcGTTACCGCCTCCAAGGATTGCCATGTCCGTGTCTATTCTCGAAACTCGTTCGAGCTTGTCCATCTACTCGCAGGACATCGCGGTCCAGTAAACTGCGTCACCCCTCGCAAGGTCGATTGGATCAGCCGGGAGAAGGGTGAACagagggaagaagtggtGTCGGCGAGTGGGGATGGGAGCTGGATAGTGTGGGATATAAAAAATGGATGTCAGCTCAGAAAGGGTGCGGATGTTGGGAGAGGTCTGGCTTGCGTTGCATGGGAG GATGATTACATTCTTACGGGAGACAACGAATGCCTTGTCAAGTTGTATAACGCCGAAACATGTAAACTTCTCAAAGTATTCCAAGGACACAGTAATCTTGTAAGAGCTGTAGCCCTGAGGGTAAGAGATGGGATGGCGATTAGTGGCAGCTACGATGAAAGTGTTATG ATATGGGACTTGCATACCGGTCATTTAATCAAGCGCCCAACGCTTGAGCATCACTCACTCATTTTTGATCTTGAGATGAGCTGTAAACGATTGATCCT GGTTGGTCATGGACATTCTGTGCAAGTGTTGACC
- a CDS encoding cytoplasmic protein: MSWLLPSLPSWSRGPAPPEEPVKEKGESTTNDQAVDGDSGLDVPPPFPMLNSHQRSRPPQSLSSASLDPPKRAPVPALSFAVCPPSPTKSVEEEPSDLNIAIIPDNIPIGDMQPPPSTVKKPNFGIQPGGEDKMKEKEKSEVKTKKKRAKVALTPGHSPLDWARLTSSGQNLRGVTSFQRVTLAELKEHNTPDDAWSAFNGMVYNITHYLPFHPGGEEELMRVAGRDGTRLFMSTHSWVNLDFVLKECLVGMLVRN; the protein is encoded by the exons ATGTCTTGG CTGTTACCATCACTACCAAGCTGGTCGCGAGGTCCTGCGCCTCCCGAAGAACCGgtgaaagaaaagggagaatCGACTACCAATGACCAAGCAGTCGATGGTGACAGTGGTCTCGATGTTCCGCCACCATTCCCCATGTTGAACTCCCATCAACGCTCCAGACCGCCTCAATCGCTATCAAGTGCCTCTCTAGACCCGCCCAAAAGGGCGCCAGTCCCTGCATTATCCTTTGCCGTCTGCCCACCTTCTCCTACCAAGAGtgtcgaagaagaacccTCAGATCTCAACATCGCCATAATACCGGACAATATCCCAATAGGGGACATGCAACCCCCTCCTAGCACAGTGAAAAAGCCAAATTTTGGCATTCAGCCTGGAGGTGAAGATAaaatgaaggaaaaggaaaagtcTGAGGtcaagacgaagaagaagagggcaaAGGTTGCACTTACACCTGGTCATTCGCCTCTGGACTGGGCTCGATTAACTTCAAGTGGTCAAAACCTTCGTGGTGTTACCTCGTTCCAGCGAGTCACCCTTGCAGAGCTGAAAGAG CACAATACTCCCGATGACGCATGGTCAGCATTCAATGGGATGGTGTATAATATCACACACTATCTCCCCTTTCATCCtggaggtgaagaagaacttaTGCGGGTTGCAGGTAGAGACGGAACACGGTTGTTCA TGTCGACACATTCTTGGGTTAATCTGGATTTCGTGTTAAAGGAGTGCCTGGTCGGCATGCTGGTTAGAAATTAG
- a CDS encoding DNA repair protein RAD50, which yields MASLNKLAIRGIRSFDDKHVQVIEFYSPLTVIVGHNGSGKTTIIECLKYATTGDMPPNTKGGAFVHDPKMAGEKEVKAQVRLRFWNAKRERMTATRNLQVTTKKTGQLTMKTLEGILAKTDVGDASGKRNTISTKCSEMDEEVPYLLGVSRAILENVIFCHQEESNWPLSEPAALKKKFDDIFEATKYTKALDNIKTLRKERMAELKVDKERLKFLKADKDKAERLRKDLEESISQENRKQTELDNLKERYETIKIRNAEFYEEATHFRQIYEQSKSLKEKKKMYEDNRKHSKLNMQEMDESTEELLHMQQNFDAHLRTLTMQRSEKENAKEKEESELEDLRAKERNLANRQGGLVAHRQTYERNLREREAAIRQIAKAHDLVGYDYSPLEDSKVAEFVDKIYDMVRKAESDLKKLQMENSTKERELQEELDRLSTMKASAQATKKSKEEQIVRLTEKIRTSEATFHSISNPSVELELNQDKLTELEADLSKFQVEIADAKYDEKINQKGLLIRQKELERDNISAELAVLNRKADSRAKLDLQRNELEGKNSQISTLLKTHEAKFRELVEADIHDVKPEDIEDKVISAISRKDRDLIQEENGASALNRDYSQVQASLSRAREELAIKKREIHNMQREIEAAIYNVNQPAEGEEVPAEEAKDLAEAFDICRSEIETVQRAIMDKQGSRVVWEGLLTTVKTGGVCEACNRGIKHEEKNAVTRHMEAKIRQLMEAEQAGVDAEIEVEKSWTEILDTLIRVEPHEAKIQDLQRRVIPRLETQIKEGEEKLRSLVKEVDDSKTSIQKLKSASRDLQNLKATASYINRLYIEAGDLKANVKRLQTELESSGNSKTVEEVQKEVDRVSQEIKTLSREQQALTSEKELKVNALRATQDEIGRKSLHIGRLKAQLDKRKMEEEALSDMQNTLGALHDELQDLDQTVHAAEAPWKEKNETLGRFRTERANTEKEASTQVRTYQSSLGEIEGKHKACQAYVAEGNDRKIRENEIAMSEIKRQISQSSDLRAALEAEISSLSSELSKSESLKANIRSNLKYREDGKKIEMVQAELDELDLDSAAESRAKFNKEYKGMLDEETEAQGLMAITQGGLLEMRANRQKMEKSLKMDYKNIDKEHKEQLIKTTISEYANNDLEKYGKALDNAILKYHSIKMDEINDTIGHLWNKTYQGTDIDGIRIVSDHDEASTSTRKSYNYRVVMVKNEVELDMRGRCSAGQKVLASIIIRLALAESFGQGCGVLALDEPTTNLDQENINALAESLAEIIRERRQQANFQLIVITHDEGFLQRLAEQDVVEYYWRVSRDASQKSVLERQRVGRG from the exons AT GGCATCTCTCAATAAGCTTGCCATTCGAGGCATCCGTTCTTTCGATGACAAGCATGTCCAAGTCATAGAATTCTATTCACCGCTTACTGTAATTGTTGGGCACAATGGTAGTGGAAAAACT ACAATCATCGAATGCTTGAAATATGCTACCACCGGTGACATGCCGCCCAATACGAAGGGCGGAGCCTTCGTTCATGATCCAAAG ATGGCTGGTGAGAAGGAAGTCAAGGCTCAAGTCCGTTTGAGATTCTGGAATGCCAAGCGAGAGCGTATGACGGCAACTCGAAATTTGCAAGTGACAACGAAGAAGACTGGCCAATTGACCATGAAGACGCTCGAAGGTATTCTGGCCAAGACGGATGTTGGCGATGCAAGTGGGAAG AGAAATACGATCTCTACCAAATGTTCAGaaatggatgaagaagtacCATACCTGTTGGGCGTGTCGAGGGCCATTCTTGAGAACGTTATCTTCTGTCATCAAGAAGAGTCTAACTGGCCTCTATCTGAGCCGGCCGCGTTAAAGAAGAAATTTGACGATATCTTCGAAGCCACTAA GTATACGAAAGCTTTGGACAATATTAAAACGTTAAGGAAAGAACGAATGGCGGAGCTTAAAGTTGACAAGGAGAGACTCAAGTTCCTCAAGGCTGATAAGGACAAGGCTGAGCGT TTGCGCAAGGATTTAGAAGAATCAATTTCACAGGAGAACCGTAAACAAACAGAATTGGACAACCTCAAGGAACGATATGAAACTATCAAGATTCGCAACGCCGAATTTTACGAGGAAGCAACACATTTCCGACAAATCTATGAACAGTCCAAGTccttgaaggagaaaaagaagatgtacGAGGACAACCGAAAGCATTCAAAGCTGAATAtgcaagagatggatg AATCGACTGAAGAACTCCTCCATATGCAGCAAAACTTCGACGCCCACCTTCGAACCCTTACCATGCAGCGATcagagaaggaaaatgcgaaagagaaggaggaatcTGAGTTGGAGGACCTTCGTGCAAAGGAGAGGAATCTTGCCAATAGGCAGGGTGGGCTGGTTGCTCATCGTCAA ACGTACGAACGTAATTTGAGAGAGCGTGAAGCTGCGATAAGGCAGATTGCCAAGGCTCATGATCTGGTAGGATATGATTATTCTCCTTTGGAAGATTCAAAAGTTGCAGAGTTCGTGGATAAAATCTATGATATGGTGAGAAAAGCAGAAAGTGATTTGAAGAAACTTCAG atggagaacagtacgaaggaaagagaattGCAAGAGGAACTAGATCGGTTGTCGACCATGAAGGCATCTGCCCAGGctacgaagaagagcaaagagGAACAAATC GTTAGACTTACCGAGAAGATCCGCACATCTGAGGCAACCTTCCATTCCATCTCTAACCCCTCTGTCGAACTCGAGCTCAACCAGGATAAGCTTACAGAGTTGGAGGCAGACCTCTCGAAATTTCAAGTTGAGATCGCTGATGCCAAGTATGACGAGAAGATTAACCAGAAAGGCCTTTTGATCAGGCAAAAGGAGCTGGAGAGGGACAATATCAGTGCAGAGCTGGCTGTGTTGAACAGGAAGGCGGACTCGAGGGCGAAGCTAGATCTGCAGAGGAACGAGTTGGAGGGCAAAAATTCACAAATATCAACATT ATTAAAAACCCATGAAGCTAAGTTTAGAGAGCTCGTCGAGGCAGATATACATGATGTCAAACCAGAAGACATAGAGGATAAGGTCATTAGTGCCATCAG TCGTAAGGACAGAGATCTCatacaagaagaaaacggTGCATCCGCTCTCAACAGGGATTATTCGCAAGTACAAGCGTCGCTTAGTCGAGCTCGAGAGGAACTCGCAATCAAGAAGCGAGAGATTCACA ACATGCAACGCGAGATTGAGGCTGCGATTTACAACGTCAACCAGCCggctgaaggagaggaagtaCCTGCAGAGGAGGCCAAGGATTTGGCAGAAGCCTTTGATATCTGTCGTAGTGAGATTGAAACTGTGCAGCG AGCGATCATGGACAAGCAAGGGAGCAGAGTTGTATGGGAAGGATTGCTTACAACGGTCAAAACGGGTGGAGTTTGTGAAGCCTGTAACCGTGGGATCAAGcacgaggagaagaatgctGTCACTAGACAT ATGGAAGCAAAAATTCGGCAACTCATGGAAGCTGAGCAAGCTGGGGTTGACGCTGAGATTGAAGTGGAAAAGTCATGGACTGAGATCCTCGATACCCTTATCAGAGTCGAGCCTCATGAAGCGAAAATCCAGGACCTGCAGAGAAGAGTTATCCCTCGTTTGGAGACGCAGatcaaggaaggagaagaaaagcttCGTTCATTGGTAAAAGAGGTTGATGACTCAAAGACATCAATTCAGAAGCTTAAGTCCGCCTCTCGTGATTTACAAAATCTCAAGGCTACAGCGTCCTATATCAATCGCTTGTACATTGAGGCCGGTGATTTGAAGGCGAACGTGAAGAGGCTTCAAACCGAGTTAGAGAGTTCGGGTAACTCTAAgacggtggaggaggtgcaAAAAGAAGTGGATCGTGTTAGCCAGGAAAT CAAAACCCTGTCTCGAGAGCAGCAAGCCTTAACTTCCGAAAAAGAGCTTAAAGTCAATGCTCTTCGGGCGACTCAAGACGAGATCGGACGCAAGAGCCTCCATATTGGTAGGCTTAAGGCTCAACTGGACAAGAGgaaaatggaggaggaagccTTGAGCGATATGCAGAATACTCTCGGGGCACTCCATGATGAACTTCAG GATCTGGATCAGACTGTTCATGCCGCGGAGGCTCCttggaaggaaaagaatgaaacACTCGGCAGATTCAGAACGGAACGGGCGAATACGGAAAAAGAAGCTAGCACGCAAGTTAGGACGTATCAGTCAAGTTTAGGGGAGATTGAAGGGAAGCATAAAGCTTGTCAAGC ATATGTGGCGGAGGGTAACGACAGGAAGATCCGAGAGAATGAGATAGCCATGTCTGAAATAAAACGTCAAATCTCGCAATCCAGTGACCTTCGCGCGGCCCTCGAAGCTGAAATATCTTCTCTATCATCCGAACTTTCAAAATCCGAATCACTTAAAGCAAATATCAGAAGTAACCTGAAGTATCGCGAAGACGGGAAGAAAATTGAGATGGTCCAAGCAGAACTTGACGAGTTGGATTTGGACAGTGCTGCCGAAAGTAGAGCCAAGTTCAACAAAGAGTACAAGGGCATGCTTGACGAAGAGACAGAAGCTCAGGGCCTG ATGGCAATCACCCAAGGAGGTCTGCTGGAAATGAGGGCAAATCGccaaaagatggagaaatcTCTGAAAATGGACTACAAGAACATCGACAAGGAACACAAGGAGCAATTGATCAAGACGACAATTAGCGAATACGCGAATAACGACCTTGAGAAATACGGAAAGGCCCTGGACAA CGCGATTCTCAAGTATCACTCCAtcaagatggatgagatcAACGATACTATTGGCCACCTCTGGAATAAGACTTATCAGGGGACTGATATCGACGGAATCCGAATTGTTTCCGATCATGACGAAGCGTCAACAAGTACTCGTAAGAGCTATAATTATAGGGTGGTCATGGTGAAGAATGAAGTGGAGCTGGAcatgagaggaagatgctcTGCTGGCCAGAAGGTATTGGCTagtatcatcatcaggTTAGCTCTGGCGGAGAGCTTCGGACAAGGCTGTGGTGTTTTGGCCCTTGATGA ACCGACTACGAATTTGGATCAAGAGAATATCAATGCGCTGGCCGAGTCCCTGGCTGA GATCATTCGGGAACGCCGACAACAAGCCAATTTCCAGCTTATCGTGATCACACATGACGAAGGGTTCTTGCAGCGTTTGGCGGAACAGGATGTTGTTGAGTATTATTG GCGAGTGTCAAGAGATGCTTCGCAGAAGAGTGTGTTGGAGAGACAGAGGGTAGGCAGAGGATAG
- a CDS encoding GAF domain-containing protein codes for MPHADSSYIPDTILSKAEFYDHVVSHLEALLEGERYWVTNLSQASAILYHSFLACSIYGGDTQSPVVNWCGFYLHPPAHPSSSSSSSPLLLGPYHGRPACLSITPTPGKGVCADAFVTQTTLIVPDVERYPGHIACDGDTKSEIVVPLKNGDGKVIGVLDLDSTQLATYEEEDKKGLERVAEILAKGCDWA; via the exons ATGCCTCACGCAGACTCCAGCTACATCCCTGACACAATATTATC TAAGGCTGAATTCTATGACCATGTCGTTTCCCATCTTGAGGCTCTCTTAGAAGGTGAAAGATACTGG GTAACCAACCTCTCTCAAGCTTCTGCCATCCTCTAtcattccttccttgcctGTTCAATATACGGAGGTGATACCCAATCACCCGTAGTCAACTGGTGTGGATTCTATCTTCACCCTCCAGCgcatccatcatcatcgtcttcctcttctcctttactTTTAGGTCCGTACCACGGTCGCCCAGCTTGTTTGTCAATTACCCCTACACCTGGCAAAGGAGTCTGCGCCGACGCATTTGTCACCCAGACTACTCTGATAGTGCCGGATGTCGAGAGATATCCGGGGCATATCGCTTGTGATGGAGACACCAAGTCAGAAATTGTTGTGCCTCTGAAgaatggagatggaaaggtAATAGGAGTTTTGGATTTGGACTCTACTCAACTGGCGACTtacgaggaagaggacaagaaggGATTAGAGAGAGTCGCGGAGATTCTGGCGAAAGGTTGTGATTGGGCTTGA
- a CDS encoding Cullin 1, producing the protein MSASASGSSWTEPTKAQAPPKDADLKQAWAFLSVGVDHIMTRLSFGMSYSYYILLYTAIYNYCTQPGKTGLTSFSPQRGGASLQGADLHRSLHNWLSVHCKSMREEAEKLPDQELLKYYARQWDRYTRGALYVNKLFNYLNKHWVKREKDEGRKDVYQVYTLALVSWKNNFFDHFTDNKGTSRLTQALLRQIQQQRNGEEVDSSLLKKVIDSYVSLGLDEADAQRQNLDTYRKHFQAQFLEATDTYYRAESSAFVGSNSVSDYMKKAEARLQEEADRVNLYLHDNTRNDLKTRCEKVLIEEHQAIMWDEFQTLLDSDRVDDLARMYGLLSRVLNGLDPLREKFGQHVRRTGRAAVEKVLPAPGAVNEAGKAESLDPKAYVEALLEVHGKYTSMVEGPFRGEMGFNRALDQACGDFCNSNAACTVSTKSPELLASYCDLLLRKSNKDSDAESLEASLSKAMIIFNFIDDKDVFHKFYQKKLAQRLVGSLSASDDAESSMITKLKELSGFEYTNKLSKMFTDVNLSKDLMERFNEKEREKGVASDIDFQPLVLGSNSWPLHPQQTDFAIPREIQALYDRFNAFHGEVHQGRTLNWLWHISKNELRTTYLNQKYILMTSAYQMAILTQFNVSDTLSYKDIEAGTKLSPTVLKPQLGLLVKLKILLNTDEEYSLNTGFKSKKIRVNLNQTIKSEARAEQKEVIAAVDEDRKFVYQATIVRLMKGRKTMQHQALIQEVTAQISSKFTPKIPEIKKAIEYLIDKEYLERAPDSNNTYNYLA; encoded by the exons ATGTCCGCATCGGCTTCCGGATCATCCTGGACAGAGCCCACAAAGGCTCAGGCTCCTCCCAA AGATGCGGACTTGAAACAAGCTTGGGCTTTCCTTTCTGTCGGTGTTGACCACATCATGACCAG ACTCAGCTTTGGAATGTCTTACTCTTACTACATACTCTTATATACCGCCATCTACAATTACTGTACTCAGCCAGGCAAGACTGGCCTCACGTCATTTTCACCTCAACGCGGCGGAGCTAGTCTTCAAGGGGCCGATCTCCACAGAAGCTTGCACAATTGGTTATCTGTCCATTGCAAGTCTATGCGAGAG GAGGCCGAGAAACTTCCTGACCAAGAGCTTCTCAAGTATTATGCTCGTCAATGGGATAGGTATACCCGAGGCGCCTTGTACGTCAACAAGCTTTTCAACTATTTGAACAAGCACTGGGTCAAgcgagagaaggacgaGGGGCGAAAGGACGTTTATCAAGTGTACACT CTTGCATTGGTATCTTGGAAGAATAACTTCTTCGACCACTTCACTGACAATAAGGGGACCAGCCGATTAACTCAAGCTTTGTTACGGCAGATCCAGCAGCAACGTAACGGCGAGGAAGTCGACTCTAGTCTTCTCAAGAAGGTCATTGACAGTTATG TCTCCCTTGGTCTTGACGAGGCCGATGCTCAACGACAAAATCTGGATACGTATAGGAAACATTTCCAGGCTCAATTCCTCGAAGCCACCGACACCTACTACCGTGCTGAATCTTCTGCATTTGTTGGTTCCAACTCTGTTTCGGACTAtatgaagaaggcagaggcGAGGTTacaggaagaggcagaCAGAGTGAACTTGTACTTGCATGATAATACCAGAAACGAT TTGAAAACAAGGTGTGAAAAGGTACTCATTGAAGAGCACCAAGCCATTATGTGGGATGAGTTCCAAACTCTTCTTGATAGCGACCGGGTTGACG ACTTGGCAAGGATGTACGGACTTCTTTCTCGTGTACTCAACGGACTTGACCCTTTGCGAGAAAAGTTTGGTCAACATGTCAGACGTACTGGTAGAGCAGCTGTGGAAAAGGTGCTTCCTGCCCCAGGTGCTGTCAATGAAGCTGGGAAGGCTGAGTCTCTC GATCCCAAGGCGTACGTTGAGGCCCTCCTCGAAGTACACGGCAAGTATACTTCCATGGTTGAAGGCCCCTTCCGAGGCGAAATGGGTTTCAACCGTGCTCTCGATCAGGCCTGTGGCGACTTCTGCAACTCCAATGCTGCTTGTACCGTTTCTACAAAGTCCCCCGAGTTGTTGGCTAGCTACTGTGATTTATTGTTGAGAAAAAGCAATAAGGACTCTGATGCTGAATCTTTGGAAGCTTCTTTGAGCAAGGCT ATGATCATTTTCAATTTCATCGACGACAAGGATGTTTTCCACAAGTTCTATCAAAAGAAGCTCGCTCAGCGGCTTGTCGGTTCTCTTTCTGCGTCGGACGATGCAGAGAGCAGCATGAtcaccaagctcaaggagtTATCTGGTTTTGAATACACCAACAAGTTGTCCAAAATGTTTACCG ATGTCAATCTTAGTAAAGACTTGATGGAACGATTCAAcgaaaaggagagagagaagggcgTCGCCTCCGATA TTGATTTCCAACCCTTGGTTCTTGGTTCTAACAGTTGGCCTTTGCACCCTCAACAAACCGACTTTGCCATCCCTCGTGAAATCCAGGCCCTGTATGATCGGTTCAACGCCTTCCACGGCGAAGTTCACCA AGGTCGAACTCTCAACTGGTTATGGCACATATCCAAGAACGAACTCCGCACCACTTACCTCAACCAGAAGTACATCTTGATGACCTCCGCCTACCAAATGGCTATCCTCACACAGTTCAACGTTTCCGACACTCTTTCTTACAAAGATATTGAGGCCGGTACCAAGCTTTCCCCTACTGTACTCAAGCCTCAGCTCGGCTTGCTCGTCAAACTGAAGATTCTCTTGAACACTGATGAAGAATATTCTTTGAATACGGGTttcaagagcaagaagattAGGGTGAACTTGAACCAGACTATCAAGTCTGAGGCAAGGGCTGAGCAGAAGGAGGTTATCGCTGCTGTTGATGAGGACAGAAAGTTTGTTTACCAGGCGACTATTGTAAGGTTGATGAAGGGGCGAAAG ACTATGCAGCATCAAGCTCTTATTCAAGAAGTCACCGCCCAAATCTCCTCCAAGTTCACTCCTAAAATTCCAGAGATTAAGAAAGCAATTGAATACTTGATCGACAAGGAGTACCTCGAGCGGGCTCCCGATTCCAATAACACTTA CAACTACTTGGCGTAA
- a CDS encoding SAGA-associated factor 29 yields MSRSRGNTVKLSTGDNHEAMTQLWHSLVDTIRVLPTIPPNKAEEEKKTLGDALEKLDMLMALRRGERSTPDPRATPSLVLPTSALPSPGSGSGVKRKRKGSFSLSPAPALDLNAIHPSPLLTANSASTRPSTPMSREATGKHRRELYADQLPLQPGRKVAFKLPAVKAKGDGDTNVTGGSSGDDWILATVKRCILQDKMRYEVQDVDDGNTYNTTLRSIIPLPDPDSATHLSSHPSNLEDFPRESIVLALYPDTTSFYRATVVAAPIPGTGHGLGIRGQGANSKADSGAKKGMYRLLFVDDDGNVQDVQKDYVVAFPG; encoded by the exons ATGTCTAGATCCAGAGGTAATACAGTAAAGCTTTCTACAGGCGACAACCATGAAG CCATGACGCAGCTCTGGCACTCTCTCGTAGATACCATTCGCGTACTCCCCACCATACCACCGAAcaaagcagaagaggaaaaaaagactTTAGGTGATGCCCTCGAGAAGCTAGACATGTTGATGGCTCTCCGTCGCGGCGAAAGGTCAACACCTGACCCACGCGCTACACCATCTCTCGTGTTGCCTACTAGTGCTCTACCCTCGCCTGGTTCTGGAAGTGGTGTTAAGCGAAAGCGCAAGGGATCATTCTCCCTTTCACCTGCACCAGCATTAGATTTGAACGCCATCCATCCCTCCCCGCTGTTGACTGCCAACTCTGCATCCACTCGTCCGAGTACACCAATGTCACGTGAAGCCACAGGTAAACACCGCCGTGAGCTTTACGCCGATCAGCTCCCCTTGCAGCCTGGAAGAAAGGTAGCCTTCAAGCTTCCTGCAGTTAAGGCGAAAGGGGATGGTGATACGAATGTTACTGGCGGGTCAAGTGGCGATGATTGGATTCTGGCCACTGTCAAGAGATGTATCTTGCAAGACAAGATGAGATATGAAGTGCAAGACGTCGACGACGGCAA CACATACAACACTACCCTCAGGTCAATCATCCCCCTCCCCGATCCAGACTCTGCTACTCACCTTTCCTCTCACCCATCCAACCTCGAGGATTTCCCTCGGGAATCCATCGTCCTTGCGCTCTACCCCGACACAACATCATTCTATCGCGCAACGGTTGTCGCCGCTCCCATACCCGGTACCGGCCACGGCCTCGGTATAAGAGGTCAAGGGGCTAACAGCAAAGCGGACTCGGGGGCCAAGAAGGGCATGTACAGATTATTGTTCgtagatgatgatggaaaTGTTCAGGATGTACAAAAGGACTACGTTGTGGCA TTCCCGGGATAA